The Fusobacterium necrophorum subsp. necrophorum genome includes the window AAATATTTGATTTTTAACAGAATTCTAGTAAAAAATGGTAATTGCATTCCTGTATCTTGAAATAAAGATAGAAGTTTCGGAAAAACAAAATAAAGTAAAAGAGAAAGAATAACGAAAGAAAAGAAAATGAGAAAACAAGGATAAAATAAAATTGAGGAAAGTTGCTTTTTTAATTTTTGCTTTTGCTCCATTTCAGAAATAAGCAATTCCAAAGCATTTTCTATATTTCCACTTTCTTCACCAATATAGAAAACATTTAAAAAAAATTTTCTAAAAAATTGGGAATTCGATGCAAAAGATTCTGTCATACTCTTTCCTTGCCGTATTTTATTTAAAATGTTGTCCAATATTTTTCTTTTAAATGCATTATTATCATAATCTTGCATTACTTTTAATGCTTCCAAATAAGACAACCCATTCTTCAAAAGAAATAGAAATTCTTTCGTAAAAGACAATAAATATTTTTTTCGATAAAAGGAAAAAGAGAGTTTTTTTCTAATATAAAAAATCTTGTCCTCCATCCCTATATTTAAAGCTCGATATACTTCTTGTTCATTTTCCGCTATCAGATACCTCCATTTTATTTTTTTATCTTGGTATAAAACAATGTAATAGTGTTTCATATTACTCCTATCATTTCTTCCAGAGAAATTATTCCAAGTTTTACTTTCTCCAAAGCATTCTCTTGTAAAGAAACAAGTTGAGGTTTTGTTTCCGTTCTTCCATCTCGACATAAAATCCAATTTCGGTTATATTCATTTGCAAGAAAAATTTCATAAATTCCAATTCTTCCTGAATATCCTTTGTAATTACAACAAGAACATCCCAGAGAATGATATGATTTCATTTCCTCTTGCCGATTCATTCCTATCAAAGAAAGTAATTGTTTTGTATTGTCATTTTCAACTTTACAGTAAAAACAATTCTTTCTGAGTAATCGTTGAGATAAAATCATCAATAGAGAATTTGCAATCAAAAAAGGACTAATTCCTAAATTACAAAGTCTATCAATGCACTGTATAGAATCTTTAGCATGAATACTTGAAAAGACTAAATGTCCTGTTAAAGCTGCTTTGATTGCCAATTCAGCAGTTTCACTATCTCGAATTTCTCCAATCATAATAATATCTGGATCTTGCCTTAATAAAGACTTCAAAATTGTAGAGAAATTTAATCCAATCTTTTCCTTACAAGTAATTTGAGTTATTCCATCCAAATGATATTCTACCGGATCTTCGATGGTAACCATATTTATATCTTCTTTATTCTTATATTCTAAAAAGCTATACAAAGTCGTCGTTTTTCCCGAACCTGTCGGTCCACAATTCAAAATAATTCCGGCACTCGAGGATAGGACTTTTCTTATCATATTCAATTGTCCAGTTAGAAAGCCTAAATTTTCTAAATCAAATTTAGAATTATTGCGATCTAAAATTCTTATAACCAATTTTTCTCCATAAATATTAGGTAAAATAGAAACTCTAAAATCTATTTTTCTTTTTTGTATCATAAGAGAAAAACTTCCATCTTGTGGCAATCTTTTTTCAACAATATTTAATTTTGATAATATTTTTATTTGAGAAAT containing:
- a CDS encoding type II secretion system F family protein, with the translated sequence MKHYYIVLYQDKKIKWRYLIAENEQEVYRALNIGMEDKIFYIRKKLSFSFYRKKYLLSFTKEFLFLLKNGLSYLEALKVMQDYDNNAFKRKILDNILNKIRQGKSMTESFASNSQFFRKFFLNVFYIGEESGNIENALELLISEMEQKQKLKKQLSSILFYPCFLIFFSFVILSLLLYFVFPKLLSLFQDTGMQLPFFTRILLKIKYFLPIFLFIFSIFSILLYWIFSRKYDEKIQCKIDKFIFHYVYQSGIYRKILSLQISNYLEILLKSGFSFQETFAILEKEIENLEFKKQFSSMKKRIYKGEKVYHALRELGIFSPKDLYFLALGEETGNIDEIFHKIAMYTREEIHLKIQKYLSWLEPSIFIIFGLCIGAVIIAVYLPIFSLSNML
- a CDS encoding GspE/PulE family protein, giving the protein MEKYFLHFIDFQEYQLIIHFFEKDKNKREIFDFKNSHHSYKKFNLWKIKDSFAFYETENTIYYVTANKEGGDMGFKTQGKRMISYLVSQYLVYFYFQYFQIYYRKFQPSYVMEKNFSIQCIQSLIETAVLEKVSDIHLEIFEEYSQIRFRIDGKLTRIAMISSESHTIMISQIKILSKLNIVEKRLPQDGSFSLMIQKRKIDFRVSILPNIYGEKLVIRILDRNNSKFDLENLGFLTGQLNMIRKVLSSSAGIILNCGPTGSGKTTTLYSFLEYKNKEDINMVTIEDPVEYHLDGITQITCKEKIGLNFSTILKSLLRQDPDIIMIGEIRDSETAELAIKAALTGHLVFSSIHAKDSIQCIDRLCNLGISPFLIANSLLMILSQRLLRKNCFYCKVENDNTKQLLSLIGMNRQEEMKSYHSLGCSCCNYKGYSGRIGIYEIFLANEYNRNWILCRDGRTETKPQLVSLQENALEKVKLGIISLEEMIGVI